A portion of the Oxynema aestuarii AP17 genome contains these proteins:
- a CDS encoding SPL family radical SAM protein, whose translation MVHDRNLSTHSDDPQEEKLGNTTIRSIEAKSILNKASGFIKAYDFTLNPYKGCQYGCTYCYAAAFSPNSKMRENWGNWAMVKKNAATLLEKELQKWANNHPERPPSIYMSTVTDPYQPIETKKKLTRSLLEIMIKYQPTLVIQTRTPMIVRDLDLLRKFKRIRINMSIPTGSERVRRDFEGRSPSIKARLRAIGFLKHNIPCNEEYDSRFSVTITPLLPTFPEDRNQFIHQLQTVDRVVIQPFHQFSERSLVAGTRQQALDIIDKYQWWYNEEAMHYHSFKEKLKSLLSDVEVFEGASGFGYD comes from the coding sequence ATGGTTCACGATCGGAATCTTTCAACCCATTCTGATGACCCTCAAGAAGAAAAATTAGGAAATACAACCATTCGATCTATAGAAGCCAAATCTATACTCAACAAAGCGAGTGGATTTATCAAAGCTTATGACTTTACTTTAAATCCTTATAAAGGCTGTCAGTATGGTTGTACTTACTGTTATGCTGCCGCCTTTAGCCCTAATTCAAAAATGCGGGAAAATTGGGGAAATTGGGCGATGGTTAAAAAAAATGCCGCCACTCTTTTAGAAAAAGAATTACAAAAATGGGCAAATAACCATCCCGAACGCCCGCCCAGTATCTATATGAGTACGGTAACCGATCCTTACCAACCTATTGAAACCAAAAAGAAATTGACGCGAAGTTTGTTGGAAATCATGATTAAATACCAGCCGACTTTAGTCATTCAAACCCGTACCCCCATGATCGTTCGCGATCTCGATCTCCTCCGGAAGTTTAAACGGATTCGGATTAATATGAGTATTCCAACGGGAAGCGAAAGAGTGAGAAGGGATTTTGAAGGACGTTCGCCCAGTATTAAAGCTAGACTGCGCGCGATCGGTTTTTTAAAACATAATATTCCGTGCAATGAAGAATATGATAGTCGTTTCTCCGTAACGATTACTCCCTTATTGCCTACTTTTCCAGAAGATCGAAACCAGTTCATACATCAGCTTCAAACAGTAGATCGTGTGGTGATTCAACCCTTTCACCAATTTAGTGAGCGATCGCTCGTTGCGGGAACCCGTCAACAAGCGCTAGATATCATTGACAAGTATCAATGGTGGTATAATGAAGAGGCCATGCATTATCACAGCTTTAAGGAAAAGCTCAAATCTCTCTTATCTGATGTAGAAGTATTTGAGGGCGCCTCTGGATTTGGCTATGATTGA
- a CDS encoding glycosyltransferase: protein MRKLYFLVPGTTGQFACGGLWAELKTFNLAKHICPAEIVTYRQREKDRIFLDDLLKDPSLTDIKNKIIFVMSWGFDVAKLADRLRGYPVIYHAHSAGYGFHIPAHIPIITVSRNTMGYWGQKAPHNLIYYLPNQIGDEFKNFNCDRDIDVLVQARKSSDYLLDRLVPALQKQCHVFVVNSYIEDLPGLFNRAKIYLYDSAQYWALQGVSEGFGLQPLEAIACGCYVFSSINGGLSDYLDPGFNSYKIAGYSPDYDIQRILRVLEKPDPNLFDESLLAEYRTDNILNRLRVILEEINEFFDSRHQWSSTIPELTRWRMMKLWGRGIVDKLRKKLSR, encoded by the coding sequence GTGAGAAAACTCTATTTTTTAGTACCCGGAACTACTGGTCAATTTGCCTGCGGTGGGTTGTGGGCAGAATTAAAAACCTTTAATCTCGCCAAACATATTTGTCCGGCGGAAATTGTTACTTATCGACAGCGAGAAAAAGACCGTATTTTTTTGGACGATCTTTTAAAAGATCCGAGTTTAACCGATATCAAAAATAAGATTATTTTTGTCATGAGTTGGGGCTTCGATGTTGCCAAACTGGCCGATCGCCTCCGAGGATATCCCGTCATTTATCACGCTCATAGTGCCGGGTATGGCTTCCACATTCCCGCTCATATTCCTATTATTACAGTTAGCCGCAATACCATGGGATATTGGGGACAAAAAGCACCCCATAATTTAATTTATTATTTACCCAATCAAATCGGCGATGAATTTAAAAATTTTAACTGCGATCGCGATATCGATGTCTTAGTACAGGCGCGTAAATCTTCCGATTATTTGCTCGATCGATTAGTTCCAGCTTTGCAAAAACAATGTCATGTTTTTGTGGTGAATTCCTACATTGAAGATTTGCCGGGATTGTTCAATCGCGCTAAAATTTATCTTTACGATTCCGCTCAATATTGGGCATTACAAGGGGTCAGCGAGGGATTTGGATTGCAACCCTTGGAGGCGATCGCCTGTGGCTGTTATGTTTTCTCCAGCATTAATGGTGGGCTTTCGGATTATCTCGATCCGGGATTTAACAGTTATAAAATTGCCGGATATTCTCCAGATTACGACATTCAAAGAATTTTAAGGGTGTTGGAAAAGCCCGATCCCAACTTATTCGATGAATCTTTACTCGCCGAATACCGCACGGATAATATTCTTAATCGCTTGCGAGTAATTTTGGAAGAAATTAACGAGTTTTTTGATAGTCGTCACCAGTGGAGTTCCACCATTCCCGAATTGACCCGATGGCGAATGATGAAACTCTGGGGACGGGGGATAGTCGATAAGTTGCGAAAAAAGTTAAGTCGATAA
- the arsS gene encoding arsenosugar biosynthesis radical SAM (seleno)protein ArsS (Some members of this family are selenoproteins.) gives MIQTSISPFQTKLGAPLTKRPIKVLQINLGKRCNLACTHCHVEAGPKRTEEMTPEVCEQLIEVIRRFEGIETVDLTGGAPEMNYGFKPLVEAARETNKEVIVRSNLTIYFEPGYQDLPEYFARHQVRVVASLPCYLEDNVDRMRGSGVYDGSIRALQWLNQLGYGSDPNLILDLVYNPPVPTDRDKFSLPPQQQSLETAYKTYLRENFQIEFDRLLTITNLPIGRTKFHLEKHGLKRPYLEFLEANFNPTTVENLMCRDELSIDYLGNVYDCDFNQMEGLPARTKSGEALTIAKLLEWGTLEASDRVQTAPYCYGCTAGCGSSCGGSLV, from the coding sequence ATGATTCAGACCTCGATCTCCCCCTTTCAAACCAAACTCGGAGCCCCCTTAACCAAGCGCCCCATCAAAGTATTGCAAATCAATTTAGGCAAACGTTGCAATCTCGCTTGCACTCATTGCCACGTAGAAGCCGGACCGAAGCGCACCGAAGAAATGACCCCGGAGGTTTGCGAACAACTGATCGAAGTAATCCGCCGTTTCGAGGGGATTGAAACCGTCGATTTAACCGGGGGTGCGCCGGAAATGAATTATGGTTTCAAACCCTTAGTCGAAGCTGCGCGGGAAACGAATAAAGAAGTCATCGTCCGTTCTAATTTAACCATTTATTTTGAGCCGGGATATCAAGACCTTCCCGAATATTTTGCTCGTCATCAGGTTCGCGTCGTCGCTTCGCTGCCGTGCTATTTAGAAGATAACGTCGATCGAATGCGCGGTTCGGGGGTATATGACGGTTCCATTCGGGCTTTGCAATGGCTGAATCAATTGGGGTACGGCAGCGACCCGAATTTAATCCTCGATTTAGTTTACAATCCCCCGGTTCCTACCGATCGGGATAAGTTTAGTTTACCCCCACAACAACAATCCTTAGAAACCGCTTACAAAACCTATTTAAGGGAGAATTTTCAAATCGAGTTCGACCGTTTACTAACGATTACGAATTTACCGATCGGACGCACGAAATTCCACTTAGAAAAACACGGTCTCAAGCGCCCTTATTTAGAATTTCTCGAAGCCAATTTTAACCCCACCACTGTCGAGAATTTGATGTGTCGCGACGAACTCTCCATCGACTATCTCGGTAATGTTTACGATTGCGATTTCAATCAAATGGAAGGACTTCCAGCGCGCACAAAAAGCGGTGAAGCGCTCACGATCGCCAAACTGCTCGAATGGGGAACGCTAGAGGCGAGCGATCGCGTGCAAACGGCTCCCTATTGCTACGGCTGCACGGCGGGTTGCGGTTCGAGTTGTGGTGGGTCGCTGGTGTGA
- a CDS encoding HAD family hydrolase: MSIKAVLFDFNGVIVDDEPLHEQLIGELLIEENLRPKPGEFREICLGRSDRACLRELLMSRGRFVTDDYLDELVARKAKAYHKALEKMEQLPIFPGVAELIYQLHGAQLKLAIVTGALRAEVELVLHRTNLAEYFSAIVAGDDVTTSKPQPDGYRRAIARLNDCYPDLHLKPSQCLAIEDTPPGIEAAKRAGIAVVGVANTYPFHMLQRQANWTVDYLRDLELDRIQQVYAPVA, from the coding sequence ATGAGTATCAAAGCGGTTTTATTCGATTTCAACGGGGTGATTGTCGATGACGAACCTTTACACGAACAGTTAATCGGGGAGTTGCTGATCGAGGAGAATTTACGCCCCAAACCGGGGGAATTTCGCGAAATTTGCCTGGGACGGAGCGATCGCGCCTGCTTGCGAGAGCTGTTGATGTCGCGCGGTCGCTTCGTCACCGACGATTATTTAGACGAACTGGTGGCGCGCAAGGCGAAGGCGTATCACAAAGCGTTGGAGAAGATGGAGCAACTGCCAATTTTTCCCGGGGTGGCGGAGTTAATTTATCAGTTGCACGGCGCTCAATTGAAGTTGGCGATCGTGACCGGGGCGTTGCGTGCGGAAGTTGAGTTGGTTTTGCATCGAACGAATTTAGCGGAATATTTTTCGGCGATCGTCGCCGGAGATGACGTGACCACGAGCAAACCGCAACCGGACGGCTACCGACGGGCGATCGCCCGTCTGAATGATTGTTATCCGGACTTACACCTCAAACCGTCTCAATGTCTGGCGATCGAGGATACCCCCCCGGGGATCGAAGCGGCCAAACGCGCCGGAATTGCTGTGGTCGGCGTCGCCAATACTTACCCGTTTCACATGCTCCAGCGCCAAGCTAACTGGACTGTGGATTACTTGCGCGACCTCGAACTCGATCGCATCCAGCAAGTTTACGCCCCCGTCGCTTGA
- a CDS encoding photosystem II assembly protein, which translates to MIELIKNWWNSLYVITALNNNNFDLAERRLAKLKIQKSPISGIAKLLNKKKQAETELEDAKQEIKKLKQEVIEFRQKVNFLELEQLFDNTDARGLLTPDSNLIDFITNSFHVVEHDRAKLQVTGIDRTVFDRFEHELSLFLTEAFKKNSTPKKREEIQKAIEDLEKLKKGIDPEYAFNFTPDVYLLKYFAENVYCNYLVWFLIYQAGLLPTNFNVLDLAAGPGTVAYGLALFLQSSHQFLQNPLFHISYYSLEAQANLQYRGFQFWRRYLESHPQPPNTYFRFDTANIFDYENFLEKLPRDFFDFVFISHCFFSDLQSRERSYKAYSKIIENCLKSNGKVVLVIQKSKLFKSQNFIVNQNKDIKKEQTLIVEFLENLGLRLEWYKYLTSTGSRTKIKNFYNFASNHLPLQTYLNPLKTKYLNLAYNSHYTLDDYVIFAKRI; encoded by the coding sequence ATGATTGAACTGATTAAAAACTGGTGGAATTCCCTGTATGTGATTACCGCACTCAATAATAACAACTTCGATCTTGCCGAACGACGATTAGCCAAGCTCAAGATCCAGAAGAGTCCGATATCGGGAATTGCCAAATTACTTAACAAAAAGAAACAAGCTGAAACCGAGTTAGAAGATGCCAAACAAGAAATTAAAAAACTTAAACAAGAAGTTATCGAATTTCGTCAAAAGGTTAATTTTTTAGAACTCGAACAGCTTTTTGACAATACGGATGCTCGTGGACTTTTAACCCCAGACTCTAATTTAATTGATTTTATTACCAATAGTTTTCATGTGGTCGAACACGATCGCGCAAAATTGCAAGTAACGGGAATCGATCGAACAGTTTTCGATCGATTTGAACATGAGTTGTCTTTGTTTTTAACCGAAGCATTTAAGAAAAATTCGACTCCCAAGAAACGTGAAGAGATTCAAAAAGCGATCGAAGATCTGGAAAAGCTTAAAAAGGGAATCGATCCCGAATACGCATTTAATTTCACTCCTGATGTCTATTTGCTGAAATATTTTGCAGAAAATGTTTACTGTAACTATTTAGTATGGTTTTTGATTTATCAAGCTGGACTGTTACCCACTAATTTTAATGTTCTCGATCTGGCTGCCGGACCGGGTACAGTAGCTTATGGGTTGGCGTTATTCTTACAAAGCAGTCATCAATTTTTGCAAAATCCACTATTTCATATTTCTTATTATTCTTTAGAAGCTCAAGCTAACTTACAATATCGGGGTTTCCAGTTTTGGCGGCGTTATCTCGAATCTCATCCTCAACCTCCCAATACTTATTTCCGCTTCGATACTGCCAATATTTTCGATTACGAAAATTTTTTAGAAAAACTCCCACGAGACTTTTTTGACTTTGTTTTTATTTCCCATTGTTTTTTCAGCGATCTTCAATCTAGAGAAAGATCCTATAAAGCTTATAGTAAAATAATTGAAAATTGCTTAAAAAGTAATGGTAAAGTCGTGTTGGTTATTCAAAAAAGTAAATTATTTAAATCTCAAAATTTCATTGTAAATCAAAATAAAGATATAAAAAAAGAACAAACACTTATCGTTGAATTTCTAGAAAATTTAGGTCTTCGTCTTGAATGGTATAAATATTTAACGTCAACAGGTAGCCGAACTAAAATAAAAAATTTTTACAATTTTGCATCCAATCATCTCCCCCTGCAAACTTATCTTAATCCCCTAAAAACTAAATATTTAAACCTTGCTTATAATTCACACTATACCCTTGACGATTATGTAATTTTCGCAAAGCGAATATAG
- a CDS encoding glycoside hydrolase family 10 protein → MRLTRLFRVIFRLFQQLWSIYQHSLQTVFRKRPSFAAQFAIWGCLLLLATSATRAFAYEPTASVPFTPETATETTTQIARPNPASVPLPAPPPMEQPEEPVVTPAPAPAAQFLPKIGVNHQHEFRGAWVASVVNIDWPSRSDLSVSQQQAELINILDRMQELNLNALILQIRPNGDALYASEIEPWSGWLTGTQGKAPNPYYDPLEFAIAESHKRNIELHAWFNPYRAKMGGEKYPYGPNHMAAQYPQYAYQYGDLIWMDPGAKPVQDRVYNVIMDVVRRYDVDGIHLDDYFYPYPKEGIQFPDSQTYNAYRQAGGTLSVSDWRRQNVNQVIERIWKGIKTEKPSVKFGISPFGIYRPGKAPGIVGMDQYEAIYADVKLWLEKGWVDYLAPQLYWRIDPPQQSYPVLLQWWSDHNPFRRHIYAGNYLSKLDGSSWPISEFERQVEISRAGADKLSLGNIFFSMKVFKENRLGVNDRFRSQLYTTPALAPTMPWLDATPPQSPTGVSLNGRNLTWNRDSSNEVRSWTLYQQVGNNWQLKQIFNAQTTSANLAPGTYALCAADRLANESAGVVVSVR, encoded by the coding sequence ATGCGACTTACCCGCTTATTTAGGGTCATATTCCGGCTTTTCCAACAACTTTGGTCGATTTACCAGCACTCCTTACAAACGGTCTTCCGGAAACGACCCAGTTTCGCCGCCCAATTTGCGATTTGGGGCTGCTTGCTGTTACTCGCAACCAGCGCCACTCGCGCTTTCGCTTACGAACCGACCGCCTCAGTCCCGTTTACCCCAGAAACGGCAACAGAAACCACAACCCAAATCGCGAGACCGAATCCCGCTTCCGTACCTCTTCCCGCACCCCCGCCGATGGAGCAACCCGAGGAACCTGTCGTTACCCCCGCACCCGCCCCCGCCGCCCAGTTCCTGCCCAAAATTGGGGTCAATCATCAACACGAGTTTCGCGGGGCTTGGGTCGCCTCGGTGGTCAATATCGACTGGCCCTCGCGGTCCGATTTGTCGGTCAGCCAACAACAGGCGGAATTAATCAACATCCTCGACCGGATGCAAGAACTCAATCTCAACGCCTTGATCTTGCAAATCCGACCGAATGGGGACGCCCTTTACGCTTCCGAAATCGAGCCGTGGAGTGGTTGGCTGACGGGAACTCAAGGGAAAGCGCCGAACCCGTATTACGATCCTCTGGAATTTGCGATCGCCGAAAGCCACAAACGCAACATCGAACTGCACGCCTGGTTTAACCCCTACCGCGCCAAAATGGGCGGGGAAAAATATCCCTACGGCCCCAACCACATGGCGGCCCAATACCCGCAATACGCCTATCAATACGGCGATCTGATCTGGATGGACCCCGGCGCCAAACCCGTACAAGACCGGGTTTACAACGTGATTATGGACGTGGTGCGCCGCTACGACGTGGACGGTATCCACCTCGACGATTATTTCTATCCCTATCCCAAAGAAGGGATTCAATTCCCCGATTCGCAAACTTATAACGCTTACCGACAAGCAGGCGGAACCCTCTCCGTGTCGGACTGGCGGCGGCAAAATGTCAACCAGGTCATCGAACGCATCTGGAAAGGTATCAAAACCGAGAAACCCTCGGTGAAATTCGGGATCAGCCCCTTCGGGATTTACCGTCCCGGAAAAGCCCCCGGCATTGTGGGGATGGACCAGTACGAAGCAATTTATGCGGATGTCAAACTGTGGCTGGAAAAAGGCTGGGTGGACTACCTCGCCCCTCAACTGTACTGGCGCATCGATCCGCCCCAACAAAGTTATCCGGTTTTATTACAGTGGTGGAGCGATCACAACCCCTTCCGCCGCCATATTTACGCCGGAAATTATCTGAGTAAACTCGATGGGAGCTCTTGGCCGATTTCCGAGTTCGAGCGTCAGGTGGAAATCTCCCGCGCGGGTGCGGATAAGCTCTCTCTGGGGAATATTTTCTTTAGCATGAAGGTGTTTAAGGAAAATCGCCTCGGCGTTAACGATCGCTTCCGCAGCCAGCTCTACACGACTCCCGCCCTGGCCCCGACTATGCCTTGGTTGGATGCTACGCCCCCTCAAAGTCCGACGGGGGTCAGCCTCAACGGTCGTAACTTGACCTGGAATCGGGATAGTTCCAACGAGGTGCGTTCGTGGACGCTTTACCAACAGGTGGGCAATAACTGGCAACTGAAACAGATTTTTAACGCCCAAACGACGAGCGCTAATTTAGCCCCGGGAACTTATGCCCTCTGTGCGGCAGACCGCCTCGCCAATGAGAGTGCTGGAGTTGTGGTCTCGGTTCGTTAA
- a CDS encoding caspase family protein: MTTHAGIFIGINEYKYLQPLGYAKQDAEELARFLLQNRGFAGERTLLVTDSSIELQSNLIYPIQANLGDAIEEFCDRQLQSDDVLWFFFSGYGVTWRGEDYLMPIDGNPDDIGATGISMRSLYNAFNACPTDKILVVLDMNRAMGTSAGEEIGRSTAEFAREMQIPTILSCQHEQFSRETGALQHGFFTAALLEALRSGDVDNLESLDRLLCDRLPQLCERHCRPRQDPLTIAHPPEKLQLVFLPRQLVMAGAMNAGDRELAAMATGIPTTASHSGYDDADLPPREELAPSAPTPTQTASNTNRIELPYFDPERERRSRWADPNIDNTGYSPVGNTIQPPPAPLDSDDDEENRSNSIAGWLFWGGLVALVILLGLFWPELVKMVNSEGQEETPTEQVTGDGEPVRAIGTTTTGTAGNTGTTGNSETPATAGTNTTGNNTEGNNGATAATGNNNEGNNGATAATGENNGATAATGNNNEGNNGATAATGENNGATAATGNNNGTTAATGNNNGATAATGNNNGTTAATPQTPAPTGNQDNTATGSPGETEDLDRALAPLEPAQAHQFSYAIAEARDIPKDDPRYAQAQKDIDRWGAVILDIAISRAQQGNYEGAVAAGKLVPKDRPQLQKEVQARMPEWEREAQIAEKNREILQEAQSLVRRGQASSYNRAIALARQITPGQPQYEQARTLIERWSDTILQIAQYRASRRRFSTATQAAQLVPQDTAAYPAAKELLERLDR; the protein is encoded by the coding sequence ATGACAACTCATGCAGGTATCTTTATTGGGATTAACGAATATAAATATTTACAGCCGTTAGGATACGCCAAGCAAGACGCGGAAGAACTGGCGCGATTTTTACTCCAAAATCGGGGCTTTGCAGGGGAACGCACCTTATTGGTGACCGACAGTTCCATCGAACTGCAAAGTAATTTGATTTATCCGATTCAAGCCAACCTCGGCGACGCGATCGAGGAATTTTGCGATCGCCAACTCCAATCCGACGATGTCTTGTGGTTCTTCTTTAGCGGTTACGGCGTCACTTGGCGCGGCGAAGACTACTTGATGCCTATTGACGGTAACCCCGACGATATCGGCGCGACGGGCATTTCGATGCGATCGCTCTACAATGCCTTTAACGCCTGTCCCACCGATAAAATTCTCGTCGTCCTCGATATGAATCGGGCGATGGGAACCAGTGCGGGGGAGGAAATCGGGCGATCGACGGCGGAATTTGCCCGAGAAATGCAAATTCCCACGATCCTCTCCTGTCAGCACGAACAATTTTCTCGGGAAACCGGGGCGCTACAACACGGGTTCTTTACCGCCGCTTTGCTCGAAGCATTACGATCCGGGGACGTGGACAACCTCGAAAGTCTCGATCGCCTCTTGTGCGATCGTCTCCCTCAATTATGCGAGCGTCACTGTCGCCCCCGTCAAGACCCCTTGACGATCGCCCATCCCCCGGAAAAACTGCAATTGGTGTTCCTCCCGCGCCAACTGGTGATGGCGGGGGCTATGAATGCAGGCGATCGCGAACTCGCCGCCATGGCAACCGGGATCCCCACGACGGCGTCACACTCGGGTTACGACGATGCAGACCTGCCGCCTCGTGAGGAGTTGGCGCCATCTGCCCCCACCCCCACCCAAACCGCCAGCAATACAAACCGTATTGAATTGCCTTATTTTGACCCGGAACGGGAACGGCGATCGCGCTGGGCCGATCCGAATATCGACAATACGGGTTATTCTCCCGTTGGCAATACCATCCAACCTCCTCCCGCCCCCCTCGACAGCGACGACGATGAGGAAAATCGCAGCAACAGCATAGCAGGTTGGCTATTTTGGGGCGGTTTAGTCGCTCTCGTCATTCTTTTAGGTCTGTTTTGGCCGGAATTAGTCAAAATGGTCAATTCCGAGGGGCAGGAGGAAACGCCAACCGAGCAAGTTACAGGTGACGGCGAACCCGTTCGGGCGATCGGAACGACGACGACGGGAACGGCTGGAAATACGGGAACGACTGGCAATAGCGAAACCCCTGCAACGGCTGGAACGAACACGACTGGGAATAATACCGAAGGCAATAACGGCGCCACTGCTGCTACTGGGAACAATAACGAAGGCAATAACGGTGCCACTGCTGCTACTGGGGAGAATAACGGCGCCACTGCTGCTACTGGGAACAATAACGAAGGCAATAACGGCGCCACTGCTGCTACTGGGGAGAATAACGGCGCTACTGCTGCTACTGGGAATAACAATGGCACCACTGCTGCTACGGGGAATAATAACGGTGCCACTGCTGCTACGGGGAATAACAATGGCACCACTGCTGCTACCCCTCAAACCCCAGCCCCGACTGGAAACCAAGACAATACAGCCACGGGTAGCCCTGGAGAAACGGAAGACCTCGATCGCGCGCTGGCACCGCTAGAACCCGCTCAGGCTCATCAATTCAGCTATGCGATCGCCGAAGCCCGCGACATACCAAAAGACGATCCGCGTTACGCCCAAGCGCAGAAAGATATCGATCGCTGGGGAGCGGTTATTCTCGATATTGCCATCAGTCGCGCCCAACAAGGCAACTACGAAGGCGCCGTCGCGGCGGGTAAATTAGTCCCGAAAGACCGCCCGCAATTACAAAAAGAAGTACAAGCCAGGATGCCTGAATGGGAGCGAGAGGCGCAAATTGCCGAGAAAAATCGGGAAATCTTGCAAGAAGCCCAATCTCTCGTCCGGCGGGGACAGGCATCGTCTTACAACCGCGCGATCGCCCTCGCTCGCCAAATTACGCCGGGACAGCCCCAATACGAGCAAGCGCGCACCTTAATCGAGCGCTGGAGCGATACGATCTTGCAAATTGCCCAATATCGCGCCAGTCGTCGCCGTTTCTCTACCGCCACTCAAGCCGCGCAGCTCGTTCCCCAAGATACCGCCGCTTATCCGGCGGCGAAGGAACTGCTCGAACGCTTGGATCGATAG
- a CDS encoding class I SAM-dependent methyltransferase — MSEKKTIFEQFLAPISGWFVDWDKVRELNSSIHWESETDRLRQPNLTYPAYYQRQNFHGIEGGYLNASAATSYDPITRYALPPNETWVRESVIHSIRARPRRILDLGCGTGSTTLMLKQAFPDAEVVGLDLSPYMLVMGDRKAREAGVEIAWVHAKAEATGFDDESFDVVAASLLFHETPEAIARAILKESYRLLRVGGEVLILDGHQHTLRDNPWMMDIFEEPYLQEYARGSVDAWMGAAGFGAVQTEQVWGLNQLTRGVKPIAPGEPTATEAEPDRTEPTWASAPSY, encoded by the coding sequence ATGTCCGAGAAAAAAACAATTTTTGAACAGTTTCTCGCCCCGATTAGCGGCTGGTTTGTCGATTGGGATAAAGTGCGCGAGTTGAACAGTAGTATCCATTGGGAGAGCGAAACCGATCGCCTCCGCCAGCCCAACTTGACCTATCCGGCGTACTACCAGCGTCAAAACTTCCACGGGATTGAAGGCGGTTACCTCAATGCCTCCGCCGCGACCTCTTACGACCCGATTACTCGATACGCCTTACCCCCTAACGAAACTTGGGTCAGAGAAAGCGTTATCCACTCGATCCGCGCCCGTCCGCGACGAATTCTCGATCTCGGCTGCGGGACGGGTTCGACGACGCTGATGCTGAAACAAGCATTTCCAGACGCGGAGGTGGTGGGGTTAGATCTGTCGCCCTACATGCTGGTGATGGGCGATCGCAAGGCGCGCGAAGCGGGAGTCGAAATCGCCTGGGTTCACGCTAAAGCGGAAGCGACGGGATTTGATGACGAATCCTTCGACGTGGTCGCGGCATCGTTGCTGTTTCACGAAACCCCGGAGGCGATCGCCCGCGCGATCCTCAAGGAAAGTTATCGCCTCTTGCGCGTCGGCGGCGAGGTGCTGATTCTCGACGGTCATCAGCACACCCTACGGGACAATCCCTGGATGATGGACATTTTTGAAGAGCCGTATCTCCAAGAATACGCCCGAGGCAGTGTAGACGCCTGGATGGGGGCGGCAGGATTTGGCGCGGTGCAAACCGAACAGGTGTGGGGGTTGAACCAACTGACGCGCGGGGTCAAACCGATCGCCCCCGGGGAACCGACGGCGACGGAAGCGGAACCGGACCGAACCGAACCGACTTGGGCGAGTGCGCCGAGTTATTGA
- a CDS encoding glutathione S-transferase family protein, which yields MLFALPPTPIIRLGKFVWTTLWQTMMSNMAPSDKSGAYIRPQSQFRKTIGTEPDNPHPPAEGRYQLFVGMGCPWAHRTLVVRALKGLENAISVGLVVPSPNDGMWVFETPQEGCQSLPELYRLAKPGYDGRSTVPVLWDKQKRAIVNNESSEIIVMLNAEFNHFAKHPELDLYPSELKTEIDRWNEQIYDAVNNGVYRCGFAQTQIAYDRACEELFSMLDRIDRTLEERRYLCGDRLTLADVRLFTTLFRFDIVYYSLFKCNRRRIQDYLHLGSYLRDLYQLPGVAETCDLEQVKRDYYGNLFPLNPGGIIPSGPDITQLHHPHDRDRFGTATGG from the coding sequence ATGCTGTTCGCCCTTCCCCCCACCCCTATTATCCGACTCGGAAAATTTGTCTGGACGACCCTCTGGCAAACCATGATGTCTAATATGGCGCCGTCGGATAAATCCGGGGCTTACATCCGTCCGCAAAGTCAATTCCGAAAAACTATTGGCACCGAACCGGACAATCCCCATCCTCCCGCCGAAGGACGTTATCAATTATTCGTGGGAATGGGATGTCCTTGGGCTCATCGAACCCTAGTCGTTCGCGCTTTAAAAGGGTTAGAGAATGCGATTTCTGTCGGTCTGGTCGTTCCTTCCCCTAACGATGGCATGTGGGTGTTTGAAACTCCCCAGGAAGGTTGCCAAAGCTTGCCCGAACTCTATCGGTTAGCGAAACCGGGATACGACGGCAGATCGACGGTTCCGGTCTTATGGGACAAGCAAAAACGGGCGATCGTCAATAACGAAAGTTCGGAAATTATCGTGATGCTCAATGCCGAATTTAACCACTTTGCAAAGCATCCCGAACTAGATCTGTATCCGTCGGAATTAAAAACCGAAATCGATCGCTGGAACGAGCAGATTTATGATGCGGTGAATAATGGAGTTTATCGCTGCGGTTTTGCCCAAACTCAAATCGCTTACGATCGCGCCTGCGAGGAACTGTTTTCGATGCTCGACCGGATCGATCGCACTTTGGAAGAACGGCGATATTTATGCGGCGATCGCCTCACTTTAGCCGACGTGCGTCTATTTACAACTTTATTCCGTTTTGATATTGTCTACTATAGCTTATTTAAATGCAATCGCCGCCGCATCCAAGATTATCTTCATCTCGGATCGTATTTACGCGATTTATATCAACTTCCAGGGGTTGCCGAGACCTGCGATCTAGAGCAAGTCAAACGGGACTATTACGGTAATTTATTTCCTCTCAATCCCGGCGGGATTATTCCCTCCGGACCGGACATCACCCAACTGCACCACCCTCACGATCGCGATCGCTTCGGAACTGCAACAGGAGGATAA